A window from Streptomyces subrutilus encodes these proteins:
- a CDS encoding FmdB family zinc ribbon protein: MPRYEYRCRTCEDTFEVSRPMAESSAPADCPAGHSDTVKLLSAVAVGGSSAGAPAPAMGGGGGGGGGCCGGGGCG, from the coding sequence ATGCCTCGTTACGAATACCGCTGCCGGACCTGCGAAGACACCTTCGAGGTCAGCCGTCCCATGGCCGAGTCCTCCGCGCCCGCCGACTGCCCCGCGGGGCACTCCGACACCGTCAAGCTGCTCTCGGCCGTCGCCGTGGGCGGCAGCTCCGCCGGCGCCCCCGCACCGGCGATGGGCGGCGGCGGGGGCGGGGGCGGTGGCTGCTGCGGGGGCGGCGGCTGCGGCTGA